The following are encoded in a window of Artemia franciscana chromosome 19, ASM3288406v1, whole genome shotgun sequence genomic DNA:
- the LOC136039246 gene encoding sine oculis-binding protein homolog encodes MSTGISRKKMATRLTRSRSRLSLSGRKEFHQSDSDSDNLESEMKALGVRMKEYAERTGCLPRAATPEENMNSLADGEQSGEGTCFWCFKLGPKAYSQKNPSTNDKHTFCCELCFSQWRRATFKKGKICDWCKHVRNTVNYTDQLDGEHALQFCSDKCLNSYKMSVFCKETQAHLQLLQCMNGSESKAKSNHLSAKEVKKLPRADIDLITPELWMRNCKDPSPDTKDDDEGEEENVIIKEEIFESDEEVEETPIPKRVKVQENEPTCKMTKMLLKRAEMPLKLRQDLKKTPGKTSRKHRKETKRLDKSSIPPLYPIVPGFMPNISALMQQSVHNHQLPWATPTYIRPAINPDFDEESANVNHTRQGHSPPVKYDKGLSPVLQESLPLGLTIERVEKPRNPSTPSGSEFSQTSYSHQAVQTVPTESLQDNDFFKALLSFSTVLMPFPVVIPVPVPIPLPIDVFPVPETNSKNDRNKANTETLDLSTKKNM; translated from the exons ATGTCGACAGGAATTTCGCGAAAAAAAATGGCAACGAGGCTAACTCGTTCAAGGTCACGATTATCGTTAAGTGGTAGAAAAGAG TTTCATCAATCTGACTCGGATTCGGATAATTTAGAATCAGAGATGAAAGCCCTTGGTGTGAGGATGAAAGAGTATGCTGAAAGAACGGGGTGTCTCCCACGTGCCGCTACGCCAGAAGAAAACATGAATAGCTTAGCCG ATGGTGAGCAATCTGGAGAAGGGACATGCTTCTGGTGTTTTAAACTGGGACCCAAAGCTTATTCACAGAAGAATCCGTCAACTAATGACAAACACACGTTTTGCTGTGAACTTTGCTTTTCACAATGGCGACGAGCAACTTTTAAGAAGGGCAAAATATGCGATTGGTGTAAGCATGTCCGAAACACCGTTAATTATACTGACCAACTAGATGGGGAGCACGCACTACAGTTTTGTAG tGACAAATGCCTGAATTCATACAAGATGTCAGTTTTCTGCAAAGAAACTCAAGCCCATCTTCAACTATTACAATGCATGAATGGATCAGAAAGTAAAGCAAAAAGTAACCATTTATCAgccaaagaagtaaaaaaattaccaagAGCCGATATTGATTTGATAACACCCGAATTATGGATGCGGAATTGTAAAGATCCTTCACCTGACAcgaaagatgatgatgaaggtgaagaagaaaatgttataatcaaagaagaaatattTGAGTCCGACGAAGAAGTGGAAGAGACTCCGATACCGAAGCGAGTAAAAGTCCAAGAAAATGAACCAACATGTAAAATGACCAAAATGCTAttgaaacgagcagaaatgCCACTTAAATTacgtcaagatttaaaaaagacaCCAGGAAAAACGTCAAGAAAGCACAGGAAAGAAACAAAGAGGCTAGATAAGTCTTCAATTCCACCTCTCTATCCCATAGTTCCTGGCTTTATGCCAAACATTAGCGCATTAATGCAACAGTCTGTCCATAATCATCAATTGCCTTGGGCAACACCTACTTATATAAGACCTGCTATAAATCCAGATTTTGATGAAGAGTCTGCGAATGTCAATCATACCAGACAAGGACATTCACCCCCAGTAAAATATGATAAGGGGTTATCTCCTGTGCTTCAAGAGTCACTGCCCCTTGGTCTTACAATTGAGCGGGTTGAAAAACCAAGAAATCCTTCGACTCCCAGTGGGAGTGAATTTTCACAGACAAGCTATTCTCATCAAGCAGTGCAGACTGTCCCAACCGAGTCTCTGCAagataatgatttttttaaagcgCTATTATCCTTTTCAacagttctaatgccctttccAGTGGTTATTCCCGTTCCAGTCCCAATCCCCTTGCCGATTGATGTTTTTCCAGTGCCagaaaccaattcaaaaaatgatAGAAATAAAGCCAATACAGAAACATTagatttatcaacaaaaaagaatatgtaa